A genomic window from Lotus japonicus ecotype B-129 chromosome 1, LjGifu_v1.2 includes:
- the LOC130727588 gene encoding carotenoid 9,10(9',10')-cleavage dioxygenase 1-like has translation MAISYNNAFMVNCSIHKRPLHVSDNNSAFKPMIMRAVSQVPLQINDVMKSTAVKLVDAFVDSFFEFIDKPLLVPSQSNFAPVEELEEAILITTIQGQIPDGFPQGVYIRNGSNPLFGGLKSTNSIFGRSSHIWVEGEGMLHALYFKNSSHGDWTVIYNNKHVETETYNLEKQRNKPLFLPAVKGDSLVILFSYLLNWMRFGEVNKYMSNTNVFEHSGKFYSVAESHIPQEIDIFTLKTSNNWDINGAWNRPFSSHPKKVLGTGELVTLGVSPTKPFAVVGIVSADGKKLIHEVDLKLNRCVLGHDIGVTQRYIVIMDFPLTIDLNRVLRGGPLIKYEKDDYARIGIMPHYGNANSIKWFEVEPYCTFHIINSFEDGDEVVVRGCKALDSVIPGPNPNSNELDWFSRCYEWRLNMQTGEIKEKYLCKSNIVYMDFPMINENFIGVKNRYAYTQVVDPAASTTQVGPKYGGLAKLYFEESCEEFSMIDKEKPEEPIKVEYHMFEKNVFCTGASFVPKNEGVEEDDGWVITFVHNEDTNTSQVHIIDTKKFSGETVVKITFPHRVPYGFHGAFMPISFQDQ, from the exons ATGGCCATTTCATATAATAATGCATTTATGGTAAATTGCTCCATTCACAAAAGACCCTTGCATGTCTCAGACAATAACTCTGCTTTCAAG CCAATGATCATGAGAGCTGTGTCTCAAGTCCCCTTGCAAATCAATGATGTTATGAAAAGCACTGCGGTTAAATTAGTTGATGCTTTTGTGGATTCATTCTTTGAATTCATTGACAAGCCATTGCTTGTTCCATCTCAG AGTAACTTTGCTCCGGTGGAGGAGTTGGAGGAAGCCATACTTATAACCACCATTCAAGGACAAATACCAGATGGTTTCCCACAGGGTGTTTACATCAGAAATG GATCAAATCCTCTCTTTGGAGGCCTGAAATCAACAAATTCTATCTTTGGGAGGTCAAGTCACATTTGGGTGGAAGGGGAGGGAATGCTTCATGCCTTGTATTTTAAAAACTCAAGTCATGGGGATTGGACTGTCATCTACAACAACAAGCATGTTGAGACCGAAACTTACAACCTTGAAAAACAAAGGAACAAACCATTGTTTCTACCGGCCGTAAAAGGCGATTCGCTAGTCATTTTGTTTTCTTATCTGCTAAACTGG ATGCGATTTGGAGAAGTAAACAAATACATGAGCAACACCAATGTCTTTGAGCATTCAGGGAAGTTTTACTCAGTTGCTGAAAGTCACATTCCACAAGAGATTGATATCTTTACCCTTAAAACTTCAAACAACTGGGATATCAATGGAGCGTGGAACCGACCTTTTAGCAGTCATCCAaag AAAGTTCTAGGTACAGGGGAACTAGTTACATTAGGGGTGTCACCAACTAAACCTTTTGCTGTAGTTGGAATTGTTTCGG CTgatggaaaaaaattaattcatgaaGTTGATCTTAAACTAAACAGATGCGTTCTTGGACATGACATAGGTGTTACACAAAG GTACATTGTGATCATGGATTTTCCACTCACCATTGATCTAAACAGAGTTCTCAGGGGAGGCCC ATTAATAaagtatgaaaaagatgattaTGCAAGGATTGGGATAATGCCACACTATGGTAATGCCAACTCAATCAAATGGTTTGAGGTGGAACCTTATTGCACCTTTCACATTATCAATTCTTTTGAGGATGGTGACGAG GTTGTAGTGAGGGGCTGCAAAGCTCTTGATTCAGTAATTCCTGGACCTAACCCGAATTCGAATGAACTTGATTGGTTTTCCCGTTGTTATGAATGGAGATTGAATATGCAAACTGGGGAGATAAAGGAGAAATATCTCTGTAAATCAAATATAGTGTATATGGATTTTCCTATGATCAATGAAAACTTCATAGGTGTTAAGAATAGATATGCATACACACAAGTAGTTGATCCTGCTGCAAGCACTACTCAAG TCGGGCCAAAATATGGAGGTTTAGCAAAGCTCTACTTTGAAGAATCATGTGAAGAGTTCTCTATG ATAGACAAAGAGAAACCTGAAGAACCAATAAAGGTGGAATACCACATGTTTGAGAAGAATGTATTTTGTACTGGAGCATCATTTGTGCCAAAAAATGAGGgtgttgaagaagatgatggttgGGTCATCACTTTTGTTCACAATGAAGATACTAACACATCTCAA GTTCATATAATTGACacaaagaagttttctggtgaGACAGTTGtcaaaatcacttttcctcaCAGAGTTCCATATGGGTTTCATGGAGCTTTCATGCCAATCTCATTCCAGGATCAGTAG
- the LOC130727589 gene encoding carotenoid 9,10(9',10')-cleavage dioxygenase-like — protein MAISYNNAFLVNCSIHKRPLYVSNNNFGDYIIPLFSAFKPMIMKAMPEVFLQIDVPKTMKNSAAKLVDAFVDSFFEFIDKPLLPSQSNYAPVEELEEAIVMSSIQGHIPDGFPEGVYIRNGPNPLFGGLKSTNSVFGRSSHIWVEGEGMLHALYFKKSSHGNWTVLYNNKHVETETYKLEKQRNKPSFLPAIEGDSPAILFAYLLNWLRFGKANKYISNTNIIEHSGKFYSVAESHIPQEIDIFTLKASNNWDVNGAWNRPFTSHPKKVPGTGELVTFGVAPTKPFAVVGIISADGKNLIHKVDLKLNRCSLCHDIGVTERYIVIMDFPLTIDLNRLLRGGSLIKYTKEDIARIGVMPRYGNANSIKWFKVEPNCTFHIINSFEDGHEVVVRGCRALDSIIPERDPNLKEFEWLSRCYEWRLNMQTGEVKEKDLCGTTKVYMDFPMINENFIGIKNRYAYTQVVDPSSSTTRDAPKYGGLAKLYFGESCAKFSTRDTKQPEEPIKVEYHMFEKNVFCSGAAFVPKDGGVEEDDGWVITFVHNEDTNTSEVRVIDTKKFSSEPVAKITLPCRVPYGFHGAFMSISFKAQ, from the exons ATGGCCATTTCATATAATAATGCATTTCTAGTGAATTGCTCCATTCACAAAAGACCCCTGTATGTCTCAAACAATAATTTTGGTGACTACATCATTCCACTTTTCTCTGCTTTCAAG CCAATGATCATGAAAGCTATGCCTGAAGTCTTCTTGCAAATTGATGTTCCAAAAACTATGAAAAACAGTGCGGCTAAATTAGTTGATGCTTTTGTGGATTCATTCTTTGAATTCATTGACAAGCCTTTGCTTCCATCTCAG AGTAACTATGCTCCGGTGGAGGAGTTGGAGGAAGCCATAGTTATGAGCAGCATCCAAGGACACATTCCAGATGGTTTTCCCGAGGGTGTATACATTAGAAATG GCCCAAATCCACTATTTGGAGGACTGAAATCAACAAATTCTGTTTTTGGGAGGTCAAGTCACATTTGGGTGGAAGGAGAAGGAATGCTTCATGCCTTGTATTTTAAGAAATCAAGTCATGGGAATTGGACTGTCCTCTACAACAACAAGCATGTTGAGACAGAAACATACAAGCttgaaaaacaaagaaacaaaccATCGTTTCTTCCAGCAATTGAAGGCGATTCGCCAGCCATTTTATTCGCCTATCTCCTAAATTGG TTGCGATTTGGCAAAGCAAACAAATACATTAGCAACACAAATATCATTGAGCATTCAGGGAAGTTTTACTCTGTTGCTGAAAGTCACATCCCACAAGAGATTGATATCTTCACTCTGAAAGCTTCAAACAATTGGGATGTCAATGGAGCCTGGAACCGACCTTTTACAAGCCATCCAAAG AAAGTTCCAGGTACAGGGGAACTAGTTACATTTGGGGTGGCACCAACTAAACCTTTTGCTGTTGTTGGAATTATTTCTG CTGATGGGaaaaatttaattcataaaGTTGATCTCAAACTAAACAGGTGCAGCCTTTGCCATGACATAGGTGTTACAGAGAG GTACATTGTGATCATGGATTTTCCACTAACCATTGATCTAAACAGACTTCTTAGAGGAGGCTC ATTAATAAAGTATACTAAGGAGGATATTGCAAGGATTGGGGTAATGCCACGCTATGGAAATGCCAACTCAATCAAATGGTTTAAGGTGGAGCCTAATTGCACATTCCACATAATCAATTCTTTTGAGGATGGTCATGAG GTTGTAGTGAGGGGATGCAGAGCTCTTGATTCAATTATTCCTGAACGTGACCCAAATTTGAAGGAATTTGAGTGGTTATCTCGTTGTTATGAATGGAGATTGAATATGCAAACTGGGGAGGTTAAGGAGAAAGATCTTTGTGGAACAACAAAAGTTTATATGGATTTTCCTATGATCAATGAAAACTTCATAGGTATTAAGAATAGATATGCATACACACAAGTAGTTGATCCCTCATCAAGTACTACTCGAG ATGCACCAAAATATGGAGGTTTAGCAAAGCTCTACTTTGGAGAATCATGTGCAAAGTTCTCAACG AGGGACACAAAGCAACCTGAAGAACCAATAAAAGTTGAATACCACATGTTTGAGAAGAATGTATTTTGTAGTGGGGCAGCATTTGTGCCTAAAGATGGGGgtgttgaagaagatgatggttgGGTCATCACTTTTGTTCACAATGAAGATACCAACACATCTGAA gttCGTGTAATTGACACGAAGAAGTTTTCTAGTGAGCCAGTCGCCAAAATCACATTGCCTTGTAGAGTTCCATATGGGTTTCATGGAGCTTTCATGTCAATCTCATTCAAGGCTCAATAG